A window of Methanobrevibacter sp. contains these coding sequences:
- the hxlB gene encoding 6-phospho-3-hexuloisomerase, whose translation MEIMKDSINAILDNIVNAVDYLEEDIIEQFEDIVIASKNVFVTGAGRSGLAAKAFAMRLMHLGISAYVVGETISPAIYEDDCIIAISGSGETNTIVSAAKIAKSRGAKVLAVTSYPESSLGQLADGYIFVKGRTKQEVDDENYMKRQIHGNYTSLTPLGTAFELTTLVFLDAIVSELMEKMQQTESDLKNRHAVLE comes from the coding sequence ATGGAAATAATGAAAGATTCAATCAATGCAATATTGGACAATATTGTAAATGCAGTGGATTATCTGGAAGAGGATATCATAGAACAGTTTGAAGATATAGTCATTGCCTCAAAAAATGTTTTTGTGACTGGTGCGGGAAGGTCTGGTCTTGCTGCCAAAGCATTTGCTATGAGGTTAATGCATTTGGGGATAAGTGCATATGTTGTCGGTGAAACTATCTCTCCGGCTATCTATGAAGATGACTGTATTATAGCCATTTCCGGTTCCGGAGAAACTAATACTATTGTTTCCGCTGCAAAAATCGCTAAGTCCAGAGGTGCTAAGGTACTTGCCGTTACTTCTTATCCTGAATCCAGTCTCGGTCAACTGGCTGACGGATACATTTTCGTTAAAGGAAGAACTAAACAGGAAGTGGATGATGAAAACTATATGAAACGTCAAATTCATGGTAATTATACTTCACTGACTCCTCTTGGAACTGCTTTCGAATTGACTACTCTGGTATTTTTGGATGCTATTGTTTCTGAGTTAATGGAAAAAATGCAACAGACAGAAAGTGATTTGAAAAATAGACATGCTGTTTTAGAGTAA
- a CDS encoding proteasome-activating nucleotidase: MESANENSKEQLLETIESLKEENEKTKDELMQKVRALEGEQLKSNVSNRQLEGKIKELKGEINSFKKTPLVLATVTEVFDETKIGIQGAVGHEFLVTCPGSINRDLLEPGARVALNQNSLTVVNVFPAKKDKNVSAMEIDEKPDVTYADIGGLDTQITEIKETVELPIKNPEIFEEIGIDPPKGILLYGPPGTGKTLLAKAVANETNATFIKIVASEFVNKYLGEGSRIVRDVFDLAKEKSPAIIFIDEIDAIGTKRVGSSEGADREVQRTLMQLLAELDGFESRGDVGIVGATNRPDILDEALLRPGRFDRTIEVPNPVKESREKILKIHTSRMKLAENINFDEISEITEGLSGADLKAVCTEAGMFAIRSERKEVISKDFLDAIDKIMKNI, from the coding sequence ATGGAGTCCGCTAATGAAAATTCAAAGGAACAGCTTCTTGAAACAATTGAATCACTAAAGGAAGAAAATGAAAAAACCAAGGACGAACTGATGCAAAAGGTAAGGGCCCTTGAAGGCGAACAGCTGAAATCAAACGTGAGCAACCGTCAGCTTGAGGGAAAAATCAAAGAGCTCAAGGGTGAAATCAACTCATTTAAAAAGACACCTCTGGTTCTTGCAACAGTGACTGAAGTTTTTGATGAAACCAAAATAGGAATTCAAGGTGCTGTCGGCCACGAGTTTCTTGTGACATGTCCTGGTTCAATTAACAGGGATTTGCTTGAGCCTGGAGCAAGAGTTGCCCTGAACCAGAATAGCCTCACTGTAGTCAATGTATTTCCTGCCAAAAAGGACAAGAATGTATCTGCAATGGAGATTGATGAAAAGCCTGATGTTACATATGCCGACATTGGGGGACTTGACACACAGATTACCGAAATCAAGGAGACCGTGGAACTTCCTATAAAAAATCCTGAAATATTTGAGGAAATTGGTATTGATCCTCCAAAGGGAATACTGCTTTACGGACCTCCGGGAACCGGTAAGACCCTGCTTGCAAAGGCTGTGGCCAATGAAACCAATGCAACATTCATTAAAATCGTGGCTTCAGAATTCGTGAACAAGTACCTTGGTGAAGGCTCAAGGATTGTTCGAGATGTCTTTGACCTTGCAAAGGAAAAAAGCCCTGCAATAATATTCATAGATGAAATCGATGCAATAGGAACAAAAAGGGTTGGAAGCAGCGAAGGAGCTGACAGAGAGGTTCAAAGGACTTTGATGCAGCTGTTGGCTGAACTTGACGGATTCGAATCAAGAGGTGATGTTGGAATCGTTGGAGCAACCAACAGACCAGATATTCTTGATGAAGCACTTTTAAGACCTGGAAGGTTTGACAGGACAATTGAGGTTCCAAATCCAGTCAAGGAAAGCAGGGAAAAGATTCTTAAAATACACACTTCAAGGATGAAGCTTGCAGAAAACATCAATTTTGATGAAATAAGCGAAATAACCGAAGGCCTTTCAGGTGCAGATTTAAAGGCAGTCTGTACTGAAGCCGGAATGTTTGCAATAAGGTCTGAGAGAAAAGAAGTGATTTCAAAAGATTTCCTCGACGCCATCGACAAAATCATGAAAAACATTTAA
- the thiC gene encoding phosphomethylpyrimidine synthase encodes MTQISDAKKGILTDEMKHVAKIEGVSEDFILNSVAKGTIVIPGNVHRDIDAAGIGAGLRTKVNATVGTSTDIVNFDEEVQKAQIAIDNGADCLMELSIGGDLDVIRRRVLDMSPLPVGSVPVYQAAIESIREHGSVVDMDEDDLFNAIEKQAKDGIDFMAIHSSINIETLTRLKRQGRVTGLVSRGGSFMSGWIVENEKENPLYENFDYVLEIAKEHDVVLSLANGMRAGSIADSTDRAQIQELIILGELIDRSREAGVQCMIEGPGHIPINEIPTNVMIQKKMCSNAPFYMLGPIVCDVAPGYDHIVSAIGAASSAKAGADFICYVTPAEHLALPNPDDVREGVIATKIGAYAGDLATGQIDGSQDLAMAEARKRLDWEAQYECAMFPDAARAKRDQRPPEEEDTCTMCGNYCAVKIVNEWLDQSDSDLIK; translated from the coding sequence ATGACACAAATTAGTGATGCAAAAAAAGGCATATTAACCGATGAAATGAAACATGTAGCTAAAATAGAAGGTGTTTCAGAAGATTTCATTTTAAATTCAGTAGCAAAAGGTACAATAGTAATTCCAGGAAACGTACACAGAGATATTGATGCAGCAGGTATCGGTGCAGGACTCAGAACCAAAGTAAACGCAACCGTAGGTACCTCAACAGATATCGTAAACTTCGATGAAGAAGTTCAAAAAGCACAAATCGCAATTGACAACGGTGCAGACTGTTTAATGGAATTAAGTATTGGAGGAGACTTAGATGTAATCAGAAGAAGAGTATTGGACATGTCTCCATTACCAGTAGGATCTGTACCAGTTTACCAGGCCGCTATTGAAAGTATCAGAGAGCATGGTTCAGTAGTTGACATGGATGAAGATGACTTATTCAATGCTATCGAAAAACAGGCAAAAGATGGTATTGACTTTATGGCAATCCACAGTAGTATCAACATCGAAACCTTGACCAGACTTAAAAGACAAGGCCGTGTAACCGGACTCGTATCCCGTGGAGGATCATTCATGTCCGGATGGATTGTTGAAAATGAAAAAGAAAACCCATTATACGAAAATTTCGATTATGTTTTAGAAATAGCTAAAGAACATGACGTAGTACTCTCCCTTGCAAACGGTATGAGAGCAGGATCCATTGCTGATTCAACCGACAGGGCACAAATCCAAGAATTGATCATTTTAGGTGAATTAATCGACAGGTCACGTGAAGCTGGAGTACAATGTATGATTGAAGGACCAGGACACATTCCAATCAATGAAATTCCAACAAATGTAATGATTCAAAAGAAAATGTGTTCCAACGCTCCGTTCTACATGTTAGGACCTATTGTATGTGATGTAGCACCAGGTTACGACCACATCGTATCTGCAATCGGTGCAGCATCTTCCGCAAAAGCCGGAGCTGACTTCATCTGTTACGTAACCCCTGCAGAACACTTAGCTCTTCCAAACCCTGATGATGTAAGGGAAGGTGTAATAGCTACCAAAATTGGAGCTTACGCTGGAGACTTAGCAACCGGTCAAATTGATGGTTCACAAGACTTAGCTATGGCTGAAGCAAGAAAAAGACTCGATTGGGAAGCACAATACGAATGCGCAATGTTCCCAGATGCTGCACGTGCAAAAAGAGATCAAAGACCTCCTGAAGAAGAGGACACCTGTACCATGTGCGGTAACTACTGTGCAGTAAAAATCGTAAACGAATGGTTAGACCAATCCGATTCTGACTTAATTAAATAG
- a CDS encoding carbohydrate kinase family protein: MVKNIDLLAIGHSAHDYIIRVPEFPKANFSAPITNMKTFNGGAAANVACVGAKLGLKTSLVSAVGGDFKKTEYFEHMQNLGIDTDSLIIVPGEATPTAFVLTDDNDDQISYFYWGAAREFAESKVPTGAIKNAEAIHLATGDPNFNWKCSEEAKDEDLLVSFDPGQDLGMYDTKKLIDVLQNTTILFGNHHEIERILDALELDLQGLRQLGPKIIVKTCGANGSEIYSNEDKIKIDAIPTDVVDPTGAGDSFRAGFLSRFLNGESLEESAKFASTVSSFIIEHQGCQTNMPSFDDAYERMNGFY; encoded by the coding sequence ATGGTAAAAAACATAGATTTATTAGCAATAGGCCATTCTGCTCATGATTACATTATTAGAGTGCCTGAATTTCCAAAAGCGAATTTCTCAGCACCAATAACCAACATGAAAACCTTTAATGGTGGTGCAGCAGCTAATGTTGCATGTGTTGGAGCAAAACTAGGATTAAAAACATCTTTGGTTTCTGCTGTTGGTGGTGATTTTAAGAAAACCGAATACTTTGAACATATGCAAAATTTAGGCATCGATACTGATTCATTAATTATTGTTCCTGGTGAAGCAACCCCTACAGCATTTGTCCTCACAGATGACAACGATGACCAGATCAGCTATTTCTACTGGGGTGCCGCTCGTGAATTTGCAGAAAGCAAAGTTCCGACAGGAGCCATAAAAAATGCAGAAGCAATTCACCTTGCAACAGGAGATCCAAATTTCAACTGGAAATGCTCTGAAGAGGCAAAGGATGAAGATTTGCTTGTTTCATTCGACCCTGGCCAAGACCTTGGAATGTACGACACCAAAAAACTTATTGATGTTTTGCAGAATACCACTATTCTTTTCGGAAACCACCATGAAATCGAAAGGATATTGGACGCACTGGAACTTGATTTGCAGGGCCTCAGACAGTTAGGACCTAAAATAATCGTGAAAACATGCGGTGCAAACGGAAGTGAAATATATTCCAATGAAGATAAAATCAAAATTGATGCAATTCCAACAGATGTTGTCGACCCGACCGGAGCAGGAGATTCATTCCGTGCAGGATTCTTATCCAGATTCTTAAATGGCGAATCATTAGAGGAATCCGCCAAATTCGCATCAACCGTTTCATCATTCATCATTGAACACCAAGGATGTCAAACCAACATGCCTAGCTTTGATGATGCATATGAAAGAATGAATGGATTTTACTAA
- the lysS gene encoding lysine--tRNA ligase, which produces MTHWIENIADELSKMDVEEHVIASGTSISGSIHIGNSCDIFIANGIGKKLREKGKKAKTIWIADDHDPLRKVPYPLPEDYDKYLGMPYSMIPCPDGCCANFVEHFEKPLLSVMDDYGIEMEHKSGFEMYKSGVYDDYIRTAFEKVERIKEIFNQYRREPLADDWLPYNPICEECGRVNTTQAYDYDGDIVKYRCECGHEGEMDIKSGNGKLTWRVEWAARWKIFGTTCEPFGKDHAASGGSYDVSSVISEEIFDYPAPYPVPYEWITLDGEAMSKSHGVFFAPEEWLKIGPAESLHYYLFRSKPMKAKDFSPKMPFLDFIDNFDTVEKVFYGEEEAPSEKEGRKFREIYEIVQMHPDAPLPFRPPFRFLVNAYQIAGDDLEKIFDILKRNSQLTKSFKDKEFGDLTETELAQYRERVDNVIYWLENYAPKFVKFQVQTKKVPKLPLTDEQTQFLKGLADLMESTEFTDAAELHDAMYGVLEEQGLKPQKGFQAIYKMILGQKQGPRAASFLLSLDKDFVVKRLRQEA; this is translated from the coding sequence ATGACACATTGGATTGAAAACATAGCTGATGAATTAAGCAAAATGGATGTAGAAGAACATGTCATCGCAAGCGGAACCTCAATTTCAGGTTCAATACATATTGGAAACTCTTGCGATATTTTTATAGCTAACGGAATTGGAAAGAAATTAAGAGAAAAAGGAAAGAAAGCTAAAACCATCTGGATTGCTGATGACCACGATCCGCTGAGAAAAGTTCCATACCCTTTACCTGAAGATTATGACAAATACCTCGGTATGCCTTATTCCATGATTCCATGTCCTGACGGATGCTGTGCAAACTTTGTAGAGCACTTTGAAAAACCACTGCTTTCAGTAATGGACGACTATGGAATTGAAATGGAACACAAATCCGGATTTGAAATGTATAAATCAGGAGTTTATGACGATTACATAAGAACTGCATTTGAAAAGGTTGAAAGAATCAAAGAAATCTTCAACCAGTACAGAAGGGAACCTTTAGCTGACGACTGGCTTCCTTACAACCCGATCTGTGAAGAATGTGGCAGAGTAAATACCACACAGGCTTACGATTATGACGGAGATATTGTAAAATACAGATGTGAATGTGGCCATGAAGGTGAAATGGACATTAAATCCGGAAACGGTAAACTTACATGGAGAGTGGAATGGGCAGCAAGATGGAAAATATTCGGAACCACCTGCGAACCGTTCGGTAAAGACCACGCTGCAAGCGGAGGATCATATGATGTAAGTAGCGTCATTTCCGAAGAAATATTTGACTATCCTGCACCTTATCCAGTACCATACGAATGGATTACCCTTGACGGAGAAGCAATGAGTAAATCCCACGGAGTATTCTTTGCTCCTGAAGAATGGCTGAAAATCGGACCTGCAGAAAGTCTCCATTACTACCTGTTCAGATCAAAACCAATGAAAGCTAAAGATTTCTCACCAAAAATGCCTTTCTTAGACTTCATTGACAATTTTGATACTGTTGAAAAAGTATTCTACGGAGAAGAGGAAGCACCATCTGAAAAAGAAGGAAGAAAATTCAGGGAAATCTATGAAATAGTTCAGATGCATCCTGACGCACCTTTACCATTCAGACCACCTTTCAGATTCCTCGTTAACGCTTACCAGATTGCAGGAGATGACCTTGAAAAAATATTTGATATTCTTAAAAGGAACTCCCAATTGACCAAAAGCTTTAAAGACAAAGAATTTGGAGACCTGACTGAAACTGAATTGGCTCAATACAGAGAAAGAGTTGACAACGTTATTTACTGGTTGGAAAATTATGCACCTAAATTTGTAAAATTCCAAGTGCAAACTAAAAAAGTGCCTAAATTACCATTAACTGACGAGCAAACTCAATTCCTGAAAGGTTTAGCTGATTTAATGGAATCAACAGAGTTTACAGATGCTGCAGAATTGCATGATGCAATGTATGGAGTCCTGGAAGAACAAGGATTAAAACCACAAAAAGGTTTCCAAGCTATCTATAAAATGATTCTAGGTCAAAAACAAGGTCCAAGAGCTGCATCATTCTTGTTAAGCTTAGACAAAGACTTTGTTGTAAAAAGATTAAGACAGGAAGCTTAA
- a CDS encoding CPBP family intramembrane glutamic endopeptidase, producing the protein MTEKGISEFITFPKSFEKYRWYKPILVFIIALIIYSILTLVLVAVFSGIYGESLIDALLNAGYEAMDTEVGQIFNQLAVIILIPSLYIATKIVKDRPFSSYASSRGGWNHKLFFKALIIPFIVFLVVGFIENAIAGSKGEYHFSILFFIITLILVPLQSIAEEYAYRGLIMQAFGSWFNIPLLAVILQAIIFALSHGYNSLGNIEVFVFGLLMGFLAWKSNGIEVSSAFHVGNNLAIALLVMFGMQASTSNVQMNDVIIAFIVDIVLTMVIYYVAKKSNWFGEIPENSQNA; encoded by the coding sequence ATGACAGAGAAAGGAATTTCTGAATTTATAACATTTCCAAAAAGCTTTGAAAAATACCGATGGTACAAGCCGATACTTGTTTTCATAATTGCTTTGATAATATATTCCATACTTACCCTGGTGCTGGTGGCAGTATTTTCAGGAATTTATGGAGAATCACTTATTGATGCCCTCCTGAATGCGGGATATGAAGCCATGGACACTGAGGTGGGTCAAATCTTTAATCAGTTAGCGGTGATTATCCTGATACCGTCACTGTATATTGCAACTAAGATTGTTAAAGACAGGCCATTTTCATCATATGCATCCTCACGGGGTGGATGGAATCATAAACTCTTCTTTAAGGCATTAATAATCCCATTTATTGTATTTCTTGTTGTTGGATTTATTGAAAATGCAATAGCTGGTTCTAAAGGTGAATATCATTTTTCAATACTGTTTTTTATCATCACATTGATTCTTGTGCCTCTGCAGTCTATTGCAGAAGAGTATGCCTATCGGGGACTTATCATGCAGGCATTCGGCTCATGGTTTAACATACCCCTTTTAGCAGTAATTCTCCAGGCCATAATCTTTGCACTATCCCATGGTTACAATAGTCTTGGAAACATTGAAGTATTTGTTTTCGGACTTCTAATGGGATTTTTAGCATGGAAATCCAACGGTATAGAAGTATCTTCAGCATTCCATGTCGGAAATAACCTGGCCATTGCATTATTGGTCATGTTCGGAATGCAGGCATCAACTTCAAACGTGCAAATGAATGATGTAATAATTGCATTCATTGTAGATATAGTTCTCACTATGGTTATTTATTATGTAGCTAAGAAAAGCAACTGGTTTGGTGAAATCCCTGAAAACTCTCAAAATGCATGA
- a CDS encoding LysR family transcriptional regulator, with translation MKFNSRGLISLDINGEIYDYKLYQSLESLSRTKSQRKSAKELNISHTVFNRRLLKAEDKLGFKITEKVGNGTILTRNGLDLLEEFQKYLIKIENTANLNIAGGHISTGLLESIKHPFNANIYSSSDKDAFELAKRGAVDILTLDDPLIAYERDIDFTPIAYDYLVLISSPNCEEISKISDLNDLNFVNVTGSAQRLAWTTLKHYDISYNIKFKVNSQFDAFKLVRNSENLHCFLNASYFKGNELLKYDTQHVISLVKVNEDKSEVDEFIDYLLNDGQESIENQGFIPL, from the coding sequence ATGAAATTCAACAGCAGAGGATTGATTAGCCTGGACATAAATGGTGAAATTTATGACTATAAATTATACCAAAGTTTAGAATCACTGTCCAGAACAAAATCCCAAAGAAAATCAGCCAAAGAACTGAATATATCACATACTGTTTTTAATAGAAGATTGCTTAAAGCCGAGGACAAGCTGGGATTTAAAATTACCGAAAAGGTTGGCAACGGCACAATCCTTACAAGAAATGGTCTTGACTTGCTTGAAGAATTTCAGAAATATTTAATTAAAATTGAAAACACCGCCAACCTGAACATTGCAGGAGGCCACATAAGTACGGGGCTTCTGGAAAGTATCAAACATCCATTCAATGCAAACATATACAGCAGTTCAGACAAGGATGCGTTTGAACTTGCAAAAAGGGGTGCCGTGGACATCCTGACCTTGGACGATCCACTTATAGCATATGAAAGGGATATTGACTTTACCCCAATAGCTTACGATTATCTTGTCCTAATTTCAAGTCCGAATTGCGAGGAGATTAGCAAAATCAGCGATTTGAATGACTTGAATTTTGTCAATGTTACCGGTTCGGCCCAGAGGCTTGCATGGACAACACTGAAACATTATGACATAAGCTACAACATTAAATTTAAGGTCAATTCACAGTTTGACGCTTTTAAGTTAGTGAGAAATTCCGAAAACCTTCACTGTTTTTTAAATGCAAGTTATTTTAAAGGAAATGAACTTTTAAAGTATGATACCCAGCATGTAATTAGTTTAGTTAAAGTTAATGAAGATAAAAGCGAAGTGGATGAATTTATTGATTATCTGCTGAATGACGGCCAGGAATCCATCGAAAATCAGGGCTTCATACCATTATAA